From Pyrenophora tritici-repentis strain M4 chromosome 1, whole genome shotgun sequence, the proteins below share one genomic window:
- a CDS encoding Cupin-8 multi-domain protein: MSLRPTQPVLAIPGVYHPKHHPKRRPQTPHVYRPPRRFQVLPKVEHNNERRKLKKALQVQGFSWHRPGYFKSAFLEIPARTKWFTPEIEGFRYPSVLNAAYLGQYGESIVPLEVTRSVSSNDDGKSAQNTFERMEAPLSLLLQHMTATEPQNTQLYLAQHSLTDLAAPLQEDIPTPKDFFAALHSKGDVYGSSLWMGRPPTVTPLHRDPNPNFFVQLAGKKVVRLMQPKVGHALYERMKAQIGGTKGGASMRGVEMMQGKEKELLEDLVWSKDKDNMNDPTMHDVSGFEVTLRPGDALFIPLGWWHAVRGHGKGVNASVNWWFR, translated from the exons ATGTCTCTACGGCCCACTCAACCCGTGCTCGCAATCCCAGGAGTCTACCACCCGAAGCACCATCCTAAGCGTCGTCCCCAGACGCCACACGTATACCGTCCGCCTCGGCGCTTCCAGGTTTTACCCAAAGTCGAACACAACAACGAGAGGCGGAAGCTGAAGAAAGCCCTCCAGGTACAAGGCTTCAGCTGGCACAGACCGGGGTATTTCAAAAGCGCTTTTCTCGAAATACCAGCGAGGACAAAGTGGTTCACACCCGAGATCGAAGGCTTTCGGTATCCGTCCGTGTTAAACGCAGCGTATCTGGGTCAATATGGCGAATCGATTGTGCCGCTCGAAGTGACACGTTCGGTCAGCAGCAACGACGACGGAAAGTCTGCACAGAACACGTTTGAGCGCATGGAAGCACCGCTTAGTCTACTCTTACAACACATGACGGCTACAGAACCACAAAACACGCAGCTCTACCTAGCGCAGCACTCGCTCACCGACCTCGCAGCGCCGCTGCAAGAAGATATCCCCACTCCCAAAGATTTCTTTGCCGCTCTTCATTCCAAAGGCGACGTCTACGGCTCCAGTCTCTGGATGGGCAGACCACCTACCGTGACGCCATTGCATCGCGACCCGAATCCGAATTTCTTCGTGCAGCTGGCTGGGAAAAAGGTGGTGCGGTTAATGCAGCCGAAAGTGGGACATGCGCTGTATGAGAGGATGAAGGCGCAGATTGGGGGGACAAAGGGGGGTGCAAGTATGAGGGGTGTGGAAATGATGCAGGGGAAGGAGAAGGAGCTTTTGGAGGACTTGGTTTGGAGTAAGGATAAGGATAACATGAACGACCCTACTATGCATGATGTGAGTGGTTTTGAGGTGACTTTAAGACCGGGGGATGCTTTGTTTATTCCATTGGGGTGGTGGCATGCTGTTAGGGGGCATGGCAAGGGTGTGAATGCTTCG GTCAATTGGTGGTTTCGCTGA